A single genomic interval of Granulicella tundricola MP5ACTX9 harbors:
- a CDS encoding F0F1 ATP synthase subunit gamma, which yields MANVLDLRRRIRSVKNTRQITKAMKMVSAAKLRRAQERAMQARPYAQMLVNVLESLVRRTDLYNDVTGNIMHPLLVEREEKSVLLIVIAGDKGFAGGFNSNVGKAAQKFIDLRSAKGQNVDLEPIGRKAIGFYKKRYYAAQYDKTEEHYDNDLSTHYETIRQRKGQIEVAAEHADLLLKAEFSAVTEMAKSIIARYERAEIDSVYIVYNEFKSVLSQRIVVEKLLPIIKLGTHTIESSEEMTEEQRDAAVKAAEAEGISVHEPAGTAMDEEAKKFGTADVDYIFDQSPEELFRHLMPRYVTTQIFHALLESTAAEHAARMTATDAATKNAGDLIDSLSLTMNRVRQAAITKEIIEIVSGAAAL from the coding sequence ATGGCAAACGTACTCGATCTACGACGCCGCATTCGCAGTGTGAAGAACACGCGGCAGATCACGAAGGCCATGAAGATGGTCTCGGCTGCGAAGCTGCGGCGCGCGCAGGAACGCGCGATGCAGGCGCGGCCTTACGCGCAGATGCTGGTCAATGTGCTGGAGTCACTGGTGCGGCGCACGGATCTTTACAATGACGTGACCGGCAACATCATGCATCCTCTGCTGGTGGAGCGCGAGGAGAAGAGCGTTCTTCTGATCGTGATCGCCGGAGATAAGGGCTTTGCGGGCGGGTTCAACTCGAACGTGGGCAAGGCGGCGCAGAAGTTTATCGATCTCCGTTCCGCGAAGGGTCAGAACGTCGACCTGGAACCGATCGGGCGGAAGGCGATCGGCTTCTACAAGAAGCGCTACTACGCGGCCCAGTACGACAAGACCGAAGAGCACTACGACAACGATCTTTCCACGCACTACGAGACCATCCGTCAGCGCAAGGGACAGATTGAGGTTGCAGCCGAGCATGCCGACCTGCTGCTGAAGGCGGAGTTCTCTGCCGTGACGGAGATGGCGAAGTCGATCATCGCTCGTTACGAGCGGGCTGAGATTGACTCGGTTTACATCGTCTACAACGAGTTCAAGTCGGTGCTGTCGCAGCGCATTGTGGTTGAGAAGCTGCTGCCGATCATCAAGCTGGGCACTCATACGATCGAGAGCTCGGAGGAGATGACGGAAGAGCAGCGGGATGCGGCGGTCAAGGCAGCAGAGGCCGAAGGCATCAGCGTTCATGAGCCGGCTGGCACTGCGATGGACGAGGAAGCGAAGAAGTTTGGGACGGCGGATGTCGATTATATTTTCGATCAATCGCCGGAAGAGCTTTTCCGCCACCTGATGCCGCGGTATGTGACGACGCAGATCTTCCATGCGCTTTTGGAGTCTACGGCTGCGGAACATGCGGCGCGTATGACGGCCACGGATGCTGCGACGAAGAATGCAGGAGATCTGATCGATTCGCTTTCGCTGACCATGAACCGGGTTCGGCAGGCGGCGATTACGAAGGAAATTATTGAGATTGTGAGCGGTGCGGCTGCGCTGTAA
- the atpD gene encoding F0F1 ATP synthase subunit beta: MADNVGKVISISGPAVDVQFEEKNMPPIFQALRITGEGFKTPNPVNVVVEVQQHLGEGRVRCIAMVATEGMVRGMNAHDTGNGIMVPVGRETLGRVLNVLGEPVDELGPVNAKVHMPIHRQAPAFDEQSTSEEMFETGIKVIDLIQPFLKGGKIGLFGGAGVGKTVVIQELINNVAQQHGGFSVFAGVGERTREGNDLWHEFQESGVIDINDFNKSKAALIYGQMTEPPGARLRVALTGLTVAEYFRDEEGADTLLFIDNIFRFTQAGSEVSTLLGRMPSAVGYQPNLATEMGELQERITSTKKGSITSVQAVYVPADDLTDPAPATTFAHLDATTVLSRPLSELGIYPAVDPLASTSRILSPRVVGQEHYDVAQGVKRILQRYKDLQDIIAILGIDELSEEDKITVARARKVQRFLSQPFHVAEIFTGIPGAYVKVADTVRSFKEIIEGKHDHIPEQAFYLKGGIEDVQAAAEKMKNA, from the coding sequence ATGGCTGATAACGTAGGAAAAGTGATATCGATCAGCGGCCCGGCCGTTGATGTCCAGTTCGAAGAGAAGAACATGCCGCCGATCTTCCAGGCGCTGCGGATCACGGGTGAGGGCTTTAAGACGCCGAATCCCGTGAACGTGGTGGTTGAGGTTCAGCAGCACCTTGGCGAAGGCCGCGTGCGCTGCATCGCAATGGTTGCGACCGAGGGCATGGTTCGCGGAATGAACGCGCATGACACGGGCAACGGCATCATGGTGCCGGTGGGCCGCGAGACGCTTGGGCGAGTGCTTAACGTGCTCGGTGAGCCTGTGGATGAGCTTGGCCCGGTGAACGCAAAGGTTCACATGCCGATCCACCGCCAGGCTCCCGCGTTCGACGAGCAGTCGACGTCCGAGGAGATGTTCGAGACGGGCATCAAGGTCATCGACCTGATCCAGCCGTTCTTGAAGGGCGGCAAGATCGGCCTGTTCGGCGGCGCCGGCGTGGGCAAGACGGTCGTCATTCAGGAGTTGATCAATAACGTTGCGCAGCAGCATGGCGGCTTCTCGGTTTTCGCGGGAGTCGGTGAGCGTACGCGTGAGGGTAACGATCTCTGGCATGAGTTCCAGGAGTCGGGCGTTATCGATATCAACGACTTCAACAAGAGCAAAGCGGCCTTGATTTATGGGCAGATGACCGAGCCCCCAGGGGCGCGTCTGCGCGTGGCGCTGACCGGCCTGACCGTCGCCGAGTACTTCCGCGACGAAGAGGGTGCGGATACGCTGCTGTTCATCGACAACATCTTCCGGTTCACGCAGGCGGGTTCCGAGGTTTCGACACTGCTTGGGCGTATGCCTTCGGCCGTGGGTTATCAGCCGAATCTCGCGACCGAGATGGGTGAGCTTCAGGAGCGCATCACCTCGACGAAGAAGGGTTCGATCACGTCCGTGCAGGCTGTGTACGTGCCCGCCGACGACTTGACCGATCCGGCTCCGGCGACGACGTTTGCCCACCTGGATGCTACAACTGTGCTTTCGCGTCCGCTTTCGGAGCTGGGTATCTATCCGGCTGTCGATCCGCTGGCTTCCACCTCGCGTATTCTTTCGCCGCGGGTTGTGGGTCAGGAGCACTATGACGTGGCGCAGGGTGTGAAGCGGATTCTGCAGCGTTATAAGGATCTGCAGGACATTATCGCGATTCTGGGTATCGATGAGCTGTCGGAAGAGGACAAGATCACCGTGGCCCGTGCGCGTAAGGTTCAGCGCTTCCTTTCGCAGCCGTTCCATGTGGCCGAGATCTTTACCGGTATCCCCGGCGCTTATGTGAAGGTTGCGGATACGGTGCGGTCATTCAAGGAAATCATTGAAGGCAAGCATGACCACATTCCGGAGCAGGCCTTCTATCTGAAGGGCGGCATTGAGGATGTGCAGGCTGCTGCTGAGAAGATGAAGAACGCGTAA
- the atpC gene encoding ATP synthase F1 subunit epsilon — MANTGQDGKLAVRLVTPDRVLLDGFADAVELPSASGYLEALYGAAPLLAELGAGEVRLHGGDSDGKVFFVAWGFVEVLPERVTILAETALKPEEIDRAAAEAELKRGETMWSEAGDDGAKYDEANELTRKAEEELASADHRSQ; from the coding sequence ATGGCAAACACAGGACAAGACGGGAAGTTGGCGGTTCGGCTGGTAACGCCGGACCGCGTGTTGCTCGACGGTTTTGCCGACGCGGTGGAGCTTCCGAGTGCCTCCGGGTACCTGGAGGCGCTGTACGGAGCTGCGCCGTTGCTGGCGGAGCTCGGTGCGGGTGAGGTTCGGCTGCATGGCGGGGATTCCGACGGCAAGGTGTTCTTTGTGGCGTGGGGCTTCGTCGAGGTGCTGCCGGAGCGGGTGACGATTCTGGCGGAGACGGCGTTGAAACCAGAGGAGATCGACCGTGCGGCTGCTGAGGCTGAGCTGAAGCGCGGCGAGACGATGTGGTCCGAGGCCGGGGATGACGGCGCCAAGTACGATGAGGCGAACGAACTCACCCGGAAGGCTGAAGAGGAACTTGCTTCGGCTGACCATCGGTCGCAATAG
- a CDS encoding alkene reductase — translation MSKLLEPLKVGALTLPNRVVMAPLTRLRGTVDHLPTAIMAEYYAQRAGAGLIISEGTPVSPMGVGYPQVPGIWSKEQTELWKPVTDAVHEAGGRIFAQIWHVGRVSDPLYLGGKVPVSSSAIAPAGTVTLLRPKKEFGVPRALANDEIKHVIEEFRQGTQNAKDAGFDGVEIHGANGYLLDQFLHSGSNERDDEYGGPLENRARLHLEVAEAASSVFGADRVGMHLAPRGDVMSMSDENPHEAFVYLAGQLGKLGLAFLCAREYFGDDRLGPELKKAFDGVYIANEKYTQAQAEHVIEAGEADAVAFGKLFISNPDLVERFAAGAELNEPDVPTFYTHDAAGYTDYPALA, via the coding sequence TTGAGCAAGCTTTTGGAGCCTTTGAAGGTTGGTGCGTTGACGTTGCCGAATCGTGTGGTGATGGCGCCCTTGACCCGTTTACGGGGGACTGTGGATCATCTGCCTACGGCGATCATGGCGGAGTATTACGCGCAGCGTGCGGGTGCGGGTTTGATTATTTCTGAGGGAACTCCGGTGTCACCGATGGGTGTGGGATATCCGCAGGTTCCGGGGATCTGGTCGAAGGAGCAGACGGAGCTTTGGAAGCCTGTGACGGATGCGGTGCATGAGGCGGGCGGACGGATCTTTGCGCAGATCTGGCATGTGGGGCGGGTCAGCGATCCGCTGTACCTGGGCGGGAAGGTGCCGGTCTCGTCGAGCGCGATTGCGCCGGCCGGGACGGTGACGTTGCTGCGCCCGAAGAAGGAGTTTGGGGTGCCGCGGGCGTTGGCGAACGATGAGATCAAGCATGTGATCGAGGAGTTCCGGCAAGGAACGCAGAATGCCAAGGACGCGGGGTTCGACGGGGTGGAGATCCACGGTGCGAACGGGTATCTGCTGGACCAGTTTCTGCACTCGGGATCGAATGAGCGGGATGATGAATACGGTGGACCGCTGGAGAATCGGGCTCGTCTGCACCTGGAGGTGGCGGAGGCTGCGAGTTCGGTGTTTGGGGCGGATCGGGTGGGGATGCACCTGGCTCCGCGCGGCGACGTCATGAGCATGAGTGACGAAAATCCGCATGAGGCGTTCGTGTACCTGGCGGGTCAGCTTGGAAAGCTTGGGCTGGCGTTCTTGTGTGCGCGGGAGTACTTCGGGGATGACCGCCTGGGGCCGGAGCTGAAGAAGGCTTTTGACGGGGTCTATATCGCCAATGAGAAGTACACGCAGGCGCAGGCGGAGCATGTGATCGAGGCCGGTGAGGCGGATGCTGTGGCGTTTGGGAAGCTGTTTATCTCGAACCCGGATCTGGTTGAGCGCTTTGCTGCGGGGGCGGAGTTGAACGAGCCGGATGTACCTACGTTCTATACGCATGATGCTGCTGGTTATACGGACTATCCGGCGCTGGCTTAA
- a CDS encoding TetR/AcrR family transcriptional regulator has product MGLREKKAQRSRDRIVAEAMTLFSRNGFEPTTMESIAEAADVSPSTLYRYYPTKDSIVLASFMGNTARFSEVFALSLKDLPVERALAEAIFAVLAIEDKEPKHALLVRSILGQSPAARAHLWDYLGEQQRELARLLAQATNTAPDDPANILTSRIALEVLLAAADIWRANKGKQSSRATAENLMTLLTTGAVLFPEAASTPTPPTPKRPASTKPKAKP; this is encoded by the coding sequence ATGGGTCTCAGGGAAAAAAAGGCACAGCGCAGCCGCGACCGCATCGTCGCAGAAGCCATGACGCTCTTCAGCCGCAACGGCTTCGAACCCACCACCATGGAGTCCATCGCGGAGGCCGCTGACGTCAGCCCCTCCACCCTCTACCGCTACTACCCCACCAAGGACTCCATCGTCCTCGCCAGCTTCATGGGCAACACCGCCCGCTTCTCGGAGGTCTTCGCCCTCAGCCTGAAAGATCTCCCCGTAGAACGCGCCCTCGCCGAAGCCATCTTCGCCGTCCTCGCCATTGAAGACAAAGAGCCCAAACACGCTCTCCTCGTCCGCTCCATCCTCGGCCAGTCGCCCGCCGCCCGCGCCCATCTCTGGGACTACCTCGGAGAGCAGCAGCGTGAACTAGCCCGCCTCCTCGCCCAGGCCACCAACACCGCGCCTGACGACCCCGCCAACATCCTCACCTCCCGCATCGCCCTTGAGGTCCTCCTCGCCGCAGCCGACATCTGGCGCGCCAACAAGGGAAAGCAATCCTCCAGGGCAACCGCGGAAAACCTCATGACCCTCCTCACCACAGGAGCCGTCCTCTTCCCCGAGGCGGCCTCAACGCCCACGCCACCCACGCCAAAGAGACCGGCCTCCACCAAACCGAAAGCGAAGCCCTGA